The Penaeus vannamei isolate JL-2024 chromosome 13, ASM4276789v1, whole genome shotgun sequence genome window below encodes:
- the LOC113820711 gene encoding uncharacterized protein isoform X1, whose protein sequence is MADSQLSLDDIIKQRNIRPGNKPGNRNIVKDVGGGQGRGRLIKGRPNLIVGPPAQGVIGDARNKIIQKKRLRFRDARDRLAEIAKQGDARDKINKNRKFSNATQKNPVIRKTPRLMDENMRNENFPSYLGGQTRMQGTSLIRTVAGGDGLGKGNVIVRGKPTATNFSKGLQRQIPSNSRPQSVTRTRDGERYHPLPNNPHVVTIKNDKADFYNPSYQQVARQQELREPPVKLTARNPPIRSMGLSSAGSQTYSVSGMRSDAMMRARSPEHRLYRSRKSPEMEEIRPTRLKITTANNFREQSPQYSDEWESPPRLPSRVPAARAPATRVTASRAPPPRVPARIATRSPAKKRPAYDDEDVETVTRPKKMAPLSSGLMARLDQPQRSSAPQGFKVLVTNLHHCVSVEDMEELFGTIGPIIDARIVREGIAEAVFLNEEDAFRSVEVFNNRQLDGQPMSVTVVNKKSSSLSAPPPPPIPANPRTQTKSVLKAASGSSLLTSGRGTAGLPGLKSSRKEEQVAPDLSTIRQALFNRSHPPASDHTFLVKLPKAQSK, encoded by the exons ATGGCCGACTCGCAGCTCAGCCTCGACGATATCATCAAGCAGAGAAATATCCGCCCAGGAAACAAACCAGGCAATAG AAACATAGTAAAGGACGtgggagggggacaaggaagaggtCGACTTATCAAAGGACGCCCAAATCTGATAGTCGGACCACCAGCACAAGGG GTTATTGGTGATGCTAGAAACAAAATCATCCAGAAGAAACGTCTTCGGTTCAGAGATGCACGGGATCGCCTTGCTGAAATTGCAAAGCAGGGTGATGCTCGAGACAAGATCAACAAGAACAGGAAGTTCTCCAATGCAACACAGAAG AATCCTGTCATACGGAAGACCCCCAGACTAATGGACGAGAACATGAGGAATGAGAATTTTCCATCTT ACCTTGGTGGACAGACACGCATGCAAGGAACTTCACTGATCCGCACAGTGGCTGGGGGTGATGGCCTCGGCAAAGGGAATGTCATAGTTAGAGGAAAGCCAACTGCTACCAATTTCTCAAAAGGACTGCAGAGGCAAATTCCGTCAAACAGTCGACCACAGTCTGTTACAAGAACTCGGGATGGTGAACGTTATCATCCGTTGCCAAATAACCCCCATGTTGTGACAATCAAGAATGACAAAGCAGACTTTTATAATCCATCCTATCAGCAAGTCGCAAG ACAGCAAGAGTTGAGGGAACCCCCGGTGAAGCTGACAGCCAGGAATCCTCCTATCCGATCCATGGGGCTGTCTTCAGCAGGATCACAGACATACAGTGTGAGTGGGATGCGGTCAGATGCCATGATGAGAGCTCGATCTCCTGAGCACAGGCTGTACCGTTCCAGAAAATCTCCAGAGATGGAAGAGATCAGACCAACTCGTTTAAAAATAACTACAGCAAATAATTTCAGG GAGCAAAGTCCACAGTATAGCGATGAATGGGAGTCACCACCCAGGTTGCCTTCAAGAGTGCCAGCAGCAAGGGCCCCTGCAACAAGGGTCACAGCCTCAAGAGCTCCACCTCCTCGAGTGCCTGCTAGAATAGCAACCAGGTCTCCTGCCAAGAAACG GCCGgcatatgatgatgaggatgtggaGACTGTCACTCGCCCAAAGAAGATGGCTCCTCTGTCGTCTGGTCTAATGGCACGCCTTGATCAGCCTCAAAGGTCAAGTGCTCCTCAGGGATTCAAG GTATTGGTTACTAATCTTCACCACTGCGTTAGTGTTGAAGACATGGAAGAGCTGTTTGGGACCATTGGACCAATTATTGATGCTCGAATAGTGAGAGAAGGCATTGCTGAAGCAGTCTTCTTGAATGAGGAGGATGCTTTCAG ATCAGTTGAGGTATTCAACAACAGGCAGTTAGATGGACAGCCTATGAGTGTAACTGTTGTTAACAAGAAGTCATCCTCActatcagcaccaccaccaccaccaattcctGCAAACCCTAGAACTCAAACCAAATCTGTTTTAAAAGCTGCAAG TGGCAGCAGTCTGTTGACAAGCGGCAGAGGCACTGCAGGATTGCCGGGTCTCAAAAGCtcaaggaaggaggagcaggtggcACCCGACCTCTCGACGATCCGCCAGGCCCTATTCAACAGGTCTCATCCTCCTGCCTCGGACCACACCTTCCTCGTGAAACTCCCAAAGGCACAGTCTAAATAG
- the LOC113820711 gene encoding uncharacterized protein isoform X2: protein MADSQLSLDDIIKQRNIRPGNKPGNRNIVKDVGGGQGRGRLIKGRPNLIVGPPAQGVIGDARNKIIQKKRLRFRDARDRLAEIAKQGDARDKINKNRKFSNATQKNPVIRKTPRLMDENMRNENFPSYLGGQTRMQGTSLIRTVAGGDGLGKGNVIVRGKPTATNFSKGLQRQIPSNSRPQSVTRTRDGERYHPLPNNPHVVTIKNDKADFYNPSYQQVARQQELREPPVKLTARNPPIRSMGLSSAGSQTYSVSGMRSDAMMRARSPEHRLYRSRKSPEMEEIRPTRLKITTANNFREQSPQYSDEWESPPRLPSRVPAARAPATRVTASRAPPPRVPARIATRSPAKKRPAYDDEDVETVTRPKKMAPLSSGLMARLDQPQRSSAPQGFKVLVTNLHHCVSVEDMEELFGTIGPIIDARIVREGIAEAVFLNEEDAFRSVEVFNNRQLDGQPMSVTVVNKKSSSLSAPPPPPIPANPRTQTKSVLKAAR from the exons ATGGCCGACTCGCAGCTCAGCCTCGACGATATCATCAAGCAGAGAAATATCCGCCCAGGAAACAAACCAGGCAATAG AAACATAGTAAAGGACGtgggagggggacaaggaagaggtCGACTTATCAAAGGACGCCCAAATCTGATAGTCGGACCACCAGCACAAGGG GTTATTGGTGATGCTAGAAACAAAATCATCCAGAAGAAACGTCTTCGGTTCAGAGATGCACGGGATCGCCTTGCTGAAATTGCAAAGCAGGGTGATGCTCGAGACAAGATCAACAAGAACAGGAAGTTCTCCAATGCAACACAGAAG AATCCTGTCATACGGAAGACCCCCAGACTAATGGACGAGAACATGAGGAATGAGAATTTTCCATCTT ACCTTGGTGGACAGACACGCATGCAAGGAACTTCACTGATCCGCACAGTGGCTGGGGGTGATGGCCTCGGCAAAGGGAATGTCATAGTTAGAGGAAAGCCAACTGCTACCAATTTCTCAAAAGGACTGCAGAGGCAAATTCCGTCAAACAGTCGACCACAGTCTGTTACAAGAACTCGGGATGGTGAACGTTATCATCCGTTGCCAAATAACCCCCATGTTGTGACAATCAAGAATGACAAAGCAGACTTTTATAATCCATCCTATCAGCAAGTCGCAAG ACAGCAAGAGTTGAGGGAACCCCCGGTGAAGCTGACAGCCAGGAATCCTCCTATCCGATCCATGGGGCTGTCTTCAGCAGGATCACAGACATACAGTGTGAGTGGGATGCGGTCAGATGCCATGATGAGAGCTCGATCTCCTGAGCACAGGCTGTACCGTTCCAGAAAATCTCCAGAGATGGAAGAGATCAGACCAACTCGTTTAAAAATAACTACAGCAAATAATTTCAGG GAGCAAAGTCCACAGTATAGCGATGAATGGGAGTCACCACCCAGGTTGCCTTCAAGAGTGCCAGCAGCAAGGGCCCCTGCAACAAGGGTCACAGCCTCAAGAGCTCCACCTCCTCGAGTGCCTGCTAGAATAGCAACCAGGTCTCCTGCCAAGAAACG GCCGgcatatgatgatgaggatgtggaGACTGTCACTCGCCCAAAGAAGATGGCTCCTCTGTCGTCTGGTCTAATGGCACGCCTTGATCAGCCTCAAAGGTCAAGTGCTCCTCAGGGATTCAAG GTATTGGTTACTAATCTTCACCACTGCGTTAGTGTTGAAGACATGGAAGAGCTGTTTGGGACCATTGGACCAATTATTGATGCTCGAATAGTGAGAGAAGGCATTGCTGAAGCAGTCTTCTTGAATGAGGAGGATGCTTTCAG ATCAGTTGAGGTATTCAACAACAGGCAGTTAGATGGACAGCCTATGAGTGTAACTGTTGTTAACAAGAAGTCATCCTCActatcagcaccaccaccaccaccaattcctGCAAACCCTAGAACTCAAACCAAATCTGTTTTAAAAGCTGCAAGGTAA